One genomic segment of Desulfonatronum thioautotrophicum includes these proteins:
- a CDS encoding monovalent cation/H+ antiporter complex subunit F has product MQTFFISIALVLCIALLIPFYRVYKGPTVFDRLLGAAAVGAKILTLILLFGLMFDRLDMFIDISLGYAILNFVGVIAMAKYFRSSARSAK; this is encoded by the coding sequence ATGCAGACCTTCTTTATCAGTATCGCCCTGGTCCTCTGTATCGCCCTGCTGATCCCCTTTTACCGGGTCTACAAGGGACCGACGGTCTTTGACCGCCTACTGGGGGCCGCGGCGGTCGGAGCAAAGATCCTGACCCTGATCCTGCTTTTCGGCCTTATGTTTGACCGCTTGGATATGTTCATCGACATATCTCTTGGTTATGCCATTTTGAACTTTGTCGGGGTGATCGCCATGGCCAAGTATTTTCGTTCCAGCGCGAGGTCCGCGAAATGA
- a CDS encoding complex I subunit 5 family protein, with protein MISSQAPILIPMTFLFAAMLIPLVGAVNRAAAHLTAVLGSALALYFSVIGMQTTLAQGRISYHIAGWMPPIGIEFVMDPLSAFICALLCGVTFIVMVFGKRSVEYEIPQKEIAFYSLSMLLLGGLAGMVMTGDLFNLYVYLEIAALAGYALVAIGDKRAVVSAFRYLVMGTVGATFYLLGVALIFISTGTLNMADIAQLMPMVQDSPAVIVGLVLIVLGTALKMALFPMHAWLPDAYTHASTTATALIAPIGTKVSAYVLFRVLFFVVDPDHLRTELLNLLQIIGYLGAAGIIWGSIMAICQSELKRMLAYSSVAQVGYIAVGISLASPLGFIGAILHALNHAVMKCCLFFISGNMRLRLGHSMIPQMTNGLRKSMPWTSAAFTLAAISMIGLPPTAGFFGKWYLALGAIEQSHWIFLSALLISTILNVAYFFRVMERMYLKPQEPEGVDYSEQTIVRNEAPASMLVPTLFLALSLLVLGFANAWIVTNLIVPMIPGWL; from the coding sequence ATGATCAGCTCCCAAGCTCCCATCCTCATCCCGATGACCTTTTTGTTCGCGGCGATGCTCATCCCGTTGGTGGGCGCCGTGAACCGTGCCGCAGCCCATCTCACCGCGGTGCTGGGATCAGCCCTGGCCCTGTATTTCTCGGTCATCGGCATGCAGACCACGCTGGCCCAGGGACGGATCAGCTACCATATTGCCGGGTGGATGCCGCCCATCGGGATCGAGTTCGTCATGGACCCGCTCTCGGCCTTTATTTGCGCCTTGCTTTGCGGCGTGACCTTCATCGTGATGGTCTTTGGCAAGCGGAGCGTGGAGTACGAGATCCCCCAGAAAGAGATCGCGTTTTACAGCTTGTCCATGCTTCTCCTGGGCGGCTTGGCCGGGATGGTCATGACCGGCGACCTTTTCAACCTGTATGTGTATCTGGAAATCGCCGCCCTGGCCGGATACGCCCTGGTCGCCATTGGCGACAAACGGGCCGTTGTCTCGGCGTTCCGCTACCTGGTGATGGGCACGGTGGGTGCGACCTTCTACCTGTTGGGAGTGGCTCTGATTTTCATCAGCACCGGCACATTGAACATGGCGGACATCGCGCAACTGATGCCCATGGTTCAGGATTCCCCGGCAGTCATCGTCGGCCTGGTGCTCATCGTCCTGGGAACGGCACTCAAGATGGCCCTGTTTCCGATGCATGCCTGGCTGCCCGACGCCTACACCCACGCTTCTACTACGGCCACGGCCCTGATTGCTCCCATCGGCACGAAGGTTTCCGCGTATGTGCTGTTCCGGGTGTTGTTCTTCGTGGTCGACCCTGATCATCTGCGCACCGAACTGTTGAACCTGTTGCAGATCATTGGCTATCTGGGAGCGGCGGGCATCATCTGGGGCTCGATCATGGCCATCTGCCAGTCGGAACTGAAACGGATGCTGGCCTACAGCAGTGTGGCCCAGGTCGGCTATATCGCGGTGGGTATCTCCCTGGCATCGCCACTTGGGTTTATCGGCGCGATTCTCCATGCCTTGAACCATGCCGTGATGAAATGCTGTCTCTTTTTCATCAGCGGCAACATGCGCCTGCGCCTCGGGCACAGCATGATTCCCCAGATGACCAACGGCCTGCGCAAGTCCATGCCATGGACATCAGCCGCTTTCACCCTTGCGGCCATCTCCATGATCGGCCTGCCGCCCACCGCCGGCTTCTTTGGGAAGTGGTACCTGGCCCTGGGCGCCATTGAACAGTCCCACTGGATCTTTCTGTCGGCCCTGCTGATCAGCACCATCCTGAACGTTGCCTACTTTTTCCGGGTCATGGAGCGGATGTATCTCAAGCCGCAGGAACCCGAAGGGGTGGACTACAGCGAGCAGACCATTGTTCGCAACGAAGCCCCGGCGTCCATGCTCGTTCCGACGCTCTTTTTGGCCCTCAGCCTCCTGGTGCTCGGCTTTGCCAACGCCTGGATCGTCACCAACCTCATCGTGCCCATGATCCCCGGCTGGCTCTAA
- a CDS encoding DEAD/DEAH box helicase has product MLKLENIAANQNITGIEPGKVVRVISAERLGEHAVNLYYKDGSGRLGERMLFRGDEPSILLAETGCPWSFDAPGEDFKLAVEAQRISLAHLFDPMMAVHTSSVDPLPHQITAVYESMIPRQPLRYVLADDPGSGKTIKAGLYIRELSVRGDARRILIVCPGGLVEQWQDELHDKFGLTFKIFSREMVEHSHSGNPFDDHDQLIARMDQLSRNEELREKLEQADWDLVIVDEAHKLSASFFGSKVNKTKRFQLGELLSGKARHFLLMTATPHNGKEEEFQLFMSLLDGDRFCGKFRDGAHKVDTSDMMRRMVKEELLKFDGTPLFPERRAYTASYRLSDIGARLYASVTDYVKNEINKADNLDGKRKGNVGFALTLLQRRLASSPEAIYQSLKRPAATPGTASGRRKAPAAGLLCFRHLCGIRGGQFRRRRIAADGHGIRSSGRYAGGSGHCRPDH; this is encoded by the coding sequence ATGCTCAAACTGGAAAACATCGCCGCCAATCAGAACATCACGGGGATTGAACCGGGTAAGGTGGTGCGGGTGATCTCGGCGGAGCGGTTGGGGGAGCATGCCGTCAACCTGTACTATAAGGACGGTTCCGGGCGGTTGGGGGAGCGGATGCTTTTTCGCGGCGATGAGCCGTCCATCCTGCTGGCCGAGACTGGGTGTCCGTGGAGCTTTGATGCGCCGGGAGAGGATTTCAAGCTGGCCGTGGAAGCCCAGCGGATCAGTCTGGCCCACCTGTTCGACCCGATGATGGCCGTGCACACCTCCAGCGTGGACCCGCTGCCGCACCAGATCACGGCGGTTTACGAGTCCATGATTCCCAGGCAGCCGTTGCGCTACGTATTGGCCGACGACCCAGGTTCGGGGAAGACCATCAAGGCCGGGCTGTATATCCGGGAATTGTCGGTACGTGGCGATGCCCGGCGGATACTGATCGTCTGTCCCGGTGGACTGGTGGAGCAGTGGCAGGATGAGCTGCATGACAAGTTCGGCCTGACATTCAAGATTTTCAGCCGGGAAATGGTCGAGCACTCCCATTCCGGCAATCCCTTTGATGACCACGACCAACTGATCGCCCGGATGGATCAGCTTTCCCGGAATGAGGAGCTGCGGGAAAAGCTTGAGCAGGCAGACTGGGACCTGGTGATTGTGGACGAAGCGCACAAGCTGTCCGCCTCGTTTTTCGGCAGCAAGGTCAACAAGACCAAGCGATTCCAACTCGGCGAACTGCTTTCCGGCAAGGCCCGCCACTTCCTGTTGATGACCGCCACGCCGCACAACGGCAAGGAGGAAGAGTTCCAGCTCTTCATGTCCCTGCTGGATGGCGACCGGTTTTGCGGAAAATTCCGGGACGGGGCGCACAAGGTGGACACCTCGGACATGATGCGCCGGATGGTCAAGGAGGAGCTGCTCAAGTTCGACGGCACGCCCCTGTTCCCGGAACGCCGGGCCTATACGGCCAGCTACCGGCTTTCGGACATCGGGGCCCGGCTGTATGCGTCCGTGACCGACTACGTGAAAAACGAAATTAACAAGGCGGACAACCTGGACGGCAAGCGCAAGGGCAATGTCGGCTTTGCCCTGACCCTTCTCCAGCGCCGTCTGGCCTCCTCACCCGAGGCGATCTACCAGTCCTTGAAACGGCCGGCGGCAACGCCTGGAACGGCGTCTGGAAGACGAAAAGCTCCAGCAGCGGGGCTACTTTGTTTCCGACACCTATGCGGAATACGGGGTGGACAATTTCGACGACGCCGAATAGCAGCTGACGGACACGGAATACGAAGTTCTGGCCGATACGCTGGTGGATCAGGCCACTGCCGCCCAGACCATTGA
- a CDS encoding UbiD family decarboxylase, translated as MDLLHFLEELSRSAALQVVDAPVNTHLEIAALSALAVRDQGPALLFRNARGTKHLVLTNALASEQRLALALNHACLGDFGSTASRLLQGWNNFPAPPLEITEHDPWLPSVETPPCRQHILPQAQATFRHLPDITLWPGDAGPCLTAAVVVTKHPRTGRRNAGIYRLQILGPSTATLGWHPGSDAAKHFDAAEELNQPLEVALALGVPPAVLLTAGLPLPEGVDELEFAARVTGNALPLAQCHVLDLLVPATSRMVLEGHALPGKRAIEGPFGNHTGLLSTPRPCPVFQLHTITQAAEPVLPCIVAGPPPSESTWMAKAHEAILRVRLRAAYPVIQDLALPLEGIYQNFLFVTLAADQKDALDLLLNLSEERELRRFRFLVAVDEAVNCADVSQVLWRLGNCLDPERDVIRIEGPLAPWHPSATPGHGGRLLLDARAKHPAIPMPGYPDPQCIETISRLWQTLHKR; from the coding sequence ATGGATCTGCTGCATTTTCTGGAGGAGTTGTCCCGGAGCGCCGCGTTACAGGTTGTCGATGCACCGGTGAACACGCACCTGGAAATAGCCGCTCTGTCGGCATTGGCTGTTCGCGACCAGGGCCCGGCTTTGCTTTTCAGGAATGCCCGCGGCACAAAGCACCTCGTCTTGACAAACGCCCTGGCCTCGGAACAACGTCTGGCCTTGGCTTTGAACCATGCCTGCCTCGGAGACTTTGGGAGCACGGCGAGCCGCCTGCTGCAGGGCTGGAATAATTTCCCTGCGCCCCCTCTCGAGATCACAGAACACGATCCCTGGTTGCCAAGCGTTGAAACACCTCCTTGTCGCCAACACATCCTGCCCCAAGCGCAAGCCACGTTTCGGCATCTTCCAGACATCACCCTTTGGCCGGGAGATGCCGGCCCCTGCCTGACTGCCGCGGTGGTTGTGACCAAACATCCCCGCACAGGCCGGCGCAACGCGGGAATCTATCGGTTGCAGATCCTGGGGCCAAGTACGGCAACTCTGGGCTGGCACCCAGGCAGTGACGCGGCAAAGCATTTTGATGCTGCCGAAGAACTGAATCAACCCCTTGAAGTCGCCTTGGCCCTGGGCGTCCCCCCGGCCGTGCTCCTGACGGCTGGGCTGCCGCTGCCTGAGGGGGTGGATGAACTGGAATTCGCGGCACGGGTAACCGGCAACGCACTGCCCTTGGCCCAGTGCCACGTTCTGGATCTGCTGGTTCCGGCAACCAGCCGAATGGTCCTGGAAGGACACGCTCTGCCTGGAAAGCGGGCGATTGAAGGCCCTTTCGGCAACCATACCGGGCTGCTGAGCACTCCCCGCCCATGTCCTGTTTTTCAACTGCACACCATCACCCAAGCTGCCGAGCCGGTGTTGCCATGTATCGTCGCCGGGCCACCGCCCTCAGAGAGCACCTGGATGGCCAAGGCCCATGAAGCGATTCTCCGGGTTCGGCTCCGCGCAGCGTATCCAGTGATCCAGGACCTTGCCCTCCCTTTGGAGGGTATCTACCAGAACTTTTTGTTCGTGACCTTGGCTGCGGATCAAAAAGATGCCCTGGATCTTCTGCTCAACCTGTCCGAGGAGCGGGAACTTCGCCGGTTTCGTTTCCTGGTGGCCGTGGACGAGGCCGTGAACTGTGCTGACGTCTCTCAGGTTCTCTGGCGCCTGGGCAACTGCCTGGATCCTGAACGGGACGTGATCCGGATCGAAGGTCCGCTGGCCCCGTGGCATCCTTCAGCCACGCCGGGACACGGGGGGAGGCTACTCCTGGATGCCCGCGCCAAGCATCCGGCAATCCCCATGCCCGGCTACCCGGACCCGCAATGCATTGAAACCATTTCCAGACTCTGGCAAACCCTGCACAAAAGGTAA
- a CDS encoding Na+/H+ antiporter subunit E, producing MNNTSLWLRHRGLILQILLLSAIWLILSGRTDAVYLFWGVVSVAFVIWLSGKLHSIPLSENEPCGTTRIIIPRLIVYLFWLVWQIIKSGAYVAYLILHPKMPIDPMIVRFTSKQPNVLARVILGNSITLTPGTLTLDIEDDLFTVHALTQEVEEELVSGDMEARVARLYMQDCTSEDMCCDIELITSGRGR from the coding sequence ATGAACAACACATCCCTCTGGCTTCGCCACCGCGGCTTGATCCTCCAGATCCTCCTCCTCTCGGCCATCTGGCTGATACTTAGCGGCAGAACAGACGCAGTCTACCTCTTCTGGGGTGTAGTGTCCGTTGCGTTCGTCATCTGGCTCAGTGGAAAGTTGCACTCCATTCCCTTGTCCGAGAACGAACCCTGCGGAACGACACGGATCATCATTCCCCGACTGATCGTCTACCTGTTCTGGCTGGTCTGGCAGATCATCAAGTCCGGAGCCTACGTGGCCTACCTGATTCTGCACCCCAAAATGCCCATTGACCCGATGATCGTCCGCTTTACCTCCAAACAGCCCAATGTGCTGGCCCGTGTCATTCTGGGGAATTCCATCACCTTGACTCCGGGAACGTTAACGCTGGACATTGAGGACGATCTGTTCACGGTCCATGCCCTGACCCAGGAAGTCGAAGAGGAGCTGGTCAGCGGCGACATGGAAGCCCGCGTGGCAAGGCTTTACATGCAGGACTGCACCAGTGAAGACATGTGCTGTGATATTGAACTGATCACTTCCGGACGGGGGAGATAA
- the mbhE gene encoding hydrogen gas-evolving membrane-bound hydrogenase subunit E: MKTLQYLLLLAFLGILIVAVTNLPPRGDVTAPVHQHVNPAGTPVAGTYFIQHAYEDTRTPNMVTVILADYRAFDTLGEVIVVFAGGIACFFILNLGRRKP, from the coding sequence TTGAAAACACTCCAATATCTCCTCCTGCTGGCTTTTCTGGGCATTTTAATCGTCGCGGTTACGAACTTACCCCCCCGAGGCGACGTCACCGCGCCGGTGCATCAGCATGTCAATCCCGCGGGTACTCCAGTAGCTGGAACGTATTTCATCCAGCACGCCTATGAAGACACCAGAACGCCGAACATGGTTACGGTCATCCTGGCTGACTACCGGGCCTTTGATACCCTGGGCGAGGTCATCGTCGTCTTTGCCGGAGGTATTGCCTGCTTCTTCATTCTGAACCTTGGGAGAAGAAAGCCATGA
- the uvrC gene encoding excinuclease ABC subunit UvrC → MPHEDHLPLPERKGMEKYPETPGVYLFKDTKGRILYVGKAKNLRRRLASYFRPPKQLPLKTRAMVARSTAVDTLYTTTEKEALLLESSLIKKHRPRYNICLRDDKQYVLFKLDAQADYPRLTLTRKVRKDGALYYGPFISSQAARQTLKAIHRLFKLRRCKDTVFRNRIRPCLYHHIGQCPAPCVLDVSREDYADMVRRVRMFLSGRSRELVTTLNQRMQEHSLLMEYEKAAEIRDLLKGIRQTLERQVVVLPDELDRDVIGLVWNEQGVGLSVLFIRQGRLLDRKSFFWPTVDEAREQSQVSLKGVDTVPEGGEKALPEAVEFPVTQQGEMDGGHEKGMAHESDEEEGGDDDMLESFLVQFYGPERFIPERIILPMHLPGTEENTSIAQLLAERRGAVVRLAVARGEAERRLVKMAQANALEAMKQREPDLASLLAEALHLPAPVRRIEAVDVSHLSGQGVRVGMVVFEDGHPVSEAYRVHAMPELEGTHDDYLALAHWADRRIEAGPPWPDLLLIDGGLGQLGAVLRVCAKAGLDQTWNLAAMAKAGRRGGELEDKVFRPGRKNPLPLRPGSKALLYLQQIRDAAHRFVVSRQRQARRRKALDTRLEAIPGVGPKTARLLWDRYPDMESIARASLEELTSLPGLGADRARKVHDGLRTRT, encoded by the coding sequence ATGCCCCACGAAGACCATCTGCCCCTCCCTGAAAGAAAAGGCATGGAGAAGTATCCGGAAACTCCTGGGGTCTATCTCTTCAAGGATACCAAAGGCCGCATCCTTTATGTTGGCAAGGCCAAAAACCTGCGTCGACGGTTGGCGTCCTATTTTCGGCCTCCGAAACAACTCCCGCTCAAAACGCGGGCCATGGTCGCCAGATCGACGGCAGTGGACACGCTGTACACCACCACGGAGAAGGAGGCCCTGCTTCTGGAATCAAGTCTGATCAAGAAGCATCGGCCCCGTTACAATATTTGTCTGCGAGACGACAAGCAGTATGTGTTGTTCAAGCTGGACGCTCAGGCCGATTATCCCCGTCTGACGCTGACCCGCAAGGTGCGCAAGGATGGAGCCCTGTATTATGGGCCATTTATTTCTTCCCAGGCAGCCCGCCAAACCCTCAAGGCCATCCATCGCCTGTTTAAGCTGCGACGTTGCAAGGACACGGTTTTTCGCAACCGGATCCGGCCCTGTCTTTACCATCATATCGGTCAGTGTCCTGCTCCATGCGTGCTGGATGTTTCTCGGGAGGACTATGCTGATATGGTGCGGCGGGTGCGGATGTTTCTGAGTGGTCGATCCCGAGAACTGGTGACCACATTGAACCAACGGATGCAGGAACACTCTTTGTTGATGGAGTATGAGAAGGCTGCGGAGATTCGCGATCTGCTCAAGGGAATTCGGCAGACCCTGGAGCGTCAGGTTGTCGTGCTTCCGGATGAGCTGGACCGGGATGTGATCGGTCTGGTTTGGAATGAGCAGGGCGTGGGACTCAGTGTCCTGTTTATTCGCCAAGGCCGCCTTTTGGACAGGAAGAGTTTTTTCTGGCCGACAGTTGATGAAGCCAGGGAGCAATCGCAGGTCTCACTGAAAGGGGTGGACACTGTGCCGGAAGGTGGAGAGAAAGCGTTGCCTGAGGCAGTCGAATTTCCTGTAACCCAGCAGGGCGAGATGGACGGCGGTCACGAAAAAGGAATGGCTCACGAATCAGACGAGGAAGAGGGCGGCGACGACGACATGCTGGAGAGCTTTCTGGTCCAATTCTATGGGCCGGAGCGATTCATCCCGGAGCGCATCATTCTCCCCATGCACCTGCCTGGAACCGAGGAGAATACCTCCATCGCCCAGTTGCTTGCCGAGCGTCGTGGGGCCGTGGTGCGTCTGGCTGTTGCTCGGGGGGAGGCTGAGCGACGGCTGGTGAAAATGGCCCAGGCCAATGCCCTGGAAGCCATGAAGCAGCGTGAACCGGATTTGGCCTCTCTGCTGGCCGAGGCCTTGCACCTGCCGGCACCGGTTCGACGAATCGAAGCCGTGGACGTCTCCCATCTCAGTGGGCAGGGCGTCCGGGTGGGCATGGTGGTCTTCGAGGATGGCCACCCTGTTTCGGAAGCCTACCGCGTTCATGCCATGCCTGAACTGGAAGGCACCCATGATGATTATCTGGCCTTGGCCCATTGGGCGGATCGGCGGATCGAGGCCGGACCGCCATGGCCGGATCTGTTGCTTATCGATGGCGGATTGGGGCAGCTGGGGGCGGTGCTTCGGGTTTGCGCCAAGGCAGGGCTGGACCAGACTTGGAACCTGGCGGCCATGGCCAAGGCCGGGCGACGAGGCGGAGAGTTGGAGGACAAGGTTTTTCGACCCGGTCGCAAGAACCCCTTGCCGTTACGGCCTGGCAGCAAGGCACTGCTTTATTTGCAACAAATCCGGGATGCGGCCCACCGGTTCGTGGTCTCCCGGCAACGCCAAGCCAGAAGGCGCAAGGCCTTGGACACCCGCCTGGAAGCCATCCCCGGAGTCGGCCCAAAGACCGCTCGGCTCCTCTGGGATCGGTATCCGGACATGGAATCCATTGCTCGGGCATCACTGGAAGAATTGACGTCCCTGCCCGGACTGGGCGCGGACAGGGCCAGAAAGGTTCATGATGGGTTGCGGACACGTACCTGA
- a CDS encoding UbiX family flavin prenyltransferase, producing the protein MHHSTRKRIVLAVTGASGMPYARTLANMLQDLCELHLIVSKAGWLVWDQEMAEPREDLLGTAFCSYSQNDLAAPPASGSWRHQGMVVCPCSMASLAAIANGLGSNLIHRAADVTLKERQRLVLVTRETPLNSIHLENMLSITRAGGVVLPASPGFYHRPQTIQDIARQLCGRILDSLGMEHELTPRWGDELHDSPHPANQTPFQGENSWNIA; encoded by the coding sequence ATGCATCATTCCACACGAAAACGCATTGTCCTGGCCGTTACCGGGGCTAGCGGCATGCCGTATGCCCGGACACTCGCAAATATGCTGCAAGACCTCTGTGAACTGCACCTGATTGTTTCCAAGGCCGGTTGGCTGGTTTGGGACCAGGAGATGGCCGAGCCCCGGGAGGATCTTCTGGGCACCGCATTTTGCTCCTATTCCCAAAACGATCTGGCTGCACCGCCGGCCAGCGGATCCTGGAGGCACCAGGGCATGGTGGTCTGCCCCTGCTCTATGGCCAGCCTGGCGGCCATCGCCAACGGGTTGGGCAGCAACCTGATCCACCGGGCTGCGGACGTCACCCTCAAGGAGCGGCAACGACTGGTTTTGGTCACCCGGGAAACACCGCTGAACAGCATCCACCTGGAAAACATGCTGTCCATAACCCGTGCCGGAGGTGTGGTCCTGCCGGCCAGTCCGGGATTTTACCATCGTCCTCAAACAATACAGGATATTGCGAGGCAACTTTGCGGCCGAATTCTTGACTCGCTGGGCATGGAGCATGAATTGACGCCGCGATGGGGCGATGAACTTCATGATTCGCCACATCCAGCTAACCAGACACCCTTTCAAGGAGAAAACTCATGGAACATCGCTTGA
- the mnhG gene encoding monovalent cation/H(+) antiporter subunit G, giving the protein MSFIQDAIAVILVLGGTFFMLVGSIGINRLPDFFTRAHASGKVDTLGILMFLSGLAVFEGFTLTSAKLLLIIAFVAFTSPVAAHALARRALIYGMKPWYGKRKDEG; this is encoded by the coding sequence ATGAGTTTCATTCAGGACGCAATTGCCGTCATTCTGGTCCTGGGAGGGACGTTTTTCATGCTCGTGGGCAGCATCGGCATCAATCGCCTGCCTGACTTTTTTACCCGAGCCCATGCCTCCGGGAAGGTGGACACCCTGGGAATTTTGATGTTCCTCAGCGGATTGGCGGTCTTCGAGGGCTTCACCCTGACCTCGGCCAAGCTGTTGCTGATCATCGCCTTTGTCGCGTTCACCAGCCCCGTGGCTGCCCACGCCCTGGCTCGCAGAGCGCTGATTTACGGCATGAAACCCTGGTACGGAAAACGCAAGGATGAAGGCTGA
- a CDS encoding MnhB domain-containing protein — translation MSTTNTELCSKESSMMAPTESPIVHLASRGISPVILLIGMYVFFHGHYSPGGGFQGGVLLAAAILLLRLSLGTSLSQPVMPSWITLRLSALGALIFAGIGLVSIFFGGNFLDYHYLPMPWLEPAYLRYYGILLVEVGVTITVMTTLVAIYDDLLGC, via the coding sequence ATGAGCACCACCAATACGGAGCTGTGCAGCAAGGAATCCTCAATGATGGCTCCCACGGAGAGCCCGATTGTGCATCTGGCCAGCCGCGGCATTTCTCCGGTCATCCTGCTCATCGGCATGTACGTCTTTTTCCATGGGCACTACAGCCCAGGAGGCGGCTTTCAGGGCGGCGTGCTTCTGGCAGCGGCGATCCTGCTGTTGCGTTTGAGCCTGGGCACCTCGCTTTCCCAGCCGGTCATGCCGTCCTGGATCACGTTGCGGCTCAGCGCCCTGGGAGCGCTGATTTTCGCTGGAATCGGACTGGTATCCATTTTCTTCGGCGGCAACTTCCTGGACTATCACTACCTGCCCATGCCGTGGCTCGAACCGGCCTACCTCCGCTACTATGGCATCCTGCTGGTTGAGGTGGGTGTAACCATAACCGTCATGACAACGCTGGTCGCGATTTACGACGACCTGCTGGGATGTTGA
- a CDS encoding cation:proton antiporter subunit C, whose protein sequence is MLEFIQGYYAYIFLATAFTIGLYGMMVKQNLMKKVLGMSIVAATTIMFWIVGAYKEGAGVTVLDPRFGVEDPGMYLNPLPHTLMLTAIVVAVVTLGVALALLIGIYREYKTLDEPTLLERMK, encoded by the coding sequence ATGTTGGAATTCATCCAAGGCTATTACGCCTACATCTTTCTGGCCACGGCATTCACCATCGGCCTGTACGGGATGATGGTGAAACAGAACCTGATGAAAAAGGTTCTGGGAATGTCCATTGTCGCCGCCACCACAATCATGTTCTGGATCGTCGGTGCGTACAAGGAAGGCGCAGGGGTTACGGTACTGGACCCGCGCTTCGGTGTTGAAGACCCGGGAATGTATCTCAATCCACTGCCGCATACGTTGATGCTCACGGCCATCGTCGTGGCCGTGGTCACCTTGGGCGTGGCCCTGGCCCTGCTTATCGGTATCTATCGAGAGTACAAAACGCTTGACGAACCAACCCTCCTGGAGCGGATGAAATGA
- a CDS encoding hydrogenase subunit MbhD domain-containing protein, giving the protein MHWMIEFLLFVILIVAALVGLTVRNLLAAAVILTIFSFLTAAIMVSLGAIDVAFTEAVVGAGAVGVFSIVAILMTSRKSRD; this is encoded by the coding sequence ATGCACTGGATGATTGAATTTCTGCTGTTCGTAATTCTGATCGTTGCCGCGCTCGTGGGCCTGACGGTCCGCAACCTGCTGGCCGCGGCGGTCATTTTGACCATCTTCAGCTTTCTCACAGCGGCGATCATGGTCTCTCTGGGAGCCATCGACGTAGCCTTCACCGAGGCGGTGGTCGGCGCGGGTGCCGTTGGTGTATTCAGTATTGTTGCCATCCTCATGACCTCAAGGAAGAGTCGAGATTGA
- a CDS encoding metal-dependent hydrolase — protein sequence MEHRLIWHGHAAFQIITPSLSVLIDPWFEGNPASRTSHEALEKVDLVLITHDHGDHVGQAVEICRRTGAHLLGIVETVTRLKNQGLPADQVVNSVGMNIGGTVRFHTLQATMIQAQHSSETGLAVGYILTLEDGTCVYHAGDTGIFSSMDLYGRLFDIDLALLPIGGVFTMDSRQAAMACAMLQCTEVVPMHWGSFPVLEQNCDNFAEQLGIHAPKVRLNAMKPGQTLIMGKQNLDFRAQLAEE from the coding sequence ATGGAACATCGCTTGATCTGGCATGGACACGCTGCTTTTCAAATCATCACCCCCAGCCTGAGCGTGCTGATTGACCCCTGGTTTGAGGGCAATCCTGCATCGCGGACCAGCCACGAAGCCTTGGAGAAGGTGGACCTGGTCCTGATCACCCACGACCATGGCGATCACGTCGGCCAGGCCGTGGAAATCTGTCGCCGCACCGGGGCGCACCTGCTGGGGATCGTGGAAACCGTGACCCGGTTGAAAAACCAAGGGCTGCCCGCGGACCAGGTGGTCAATAGTGTCGGCATGAACATTGGGGGAACGGTGCGCTTTCATACGCTGCAGGCGACCATGATCCAGGCGCAGCACTCCTCGGAAACCGGTTTGGCCGTGGGATACATTCTCACCCTTGAGGATGGAACCTGCGTCTACCATGCTGGAGATACCGGAATATTTTCCTCCATGGACCTGTATGGCCGCCTGTTTGACATCGATTTGGCTCTGCTGCCCATCGGTGGGGTATTCACCATGGATTCGCGGCAAGCGGCCATGGCCTGCGCCATGCTCCAATGTACTGAAGTCGTGCCCATGCACTGGGGCTCGTTTCCGGTCCTGGAGCAGAATTGTGACAACTTCGCCGAACAGCTGGGCATCCATGCACCAAAAGTCCGGCTCAACGCCATGAAGCCCGGTCAAACCCTGATCATGGGCAAACAAAATCTGGATTTCAGGGCACAGCTTGCGGAGGAGTAA